The sequence TCCGATAAATTAATGATGTTCCATATGTCACTTATGATTTCATCGGGAATCGGTAATTATGCTACTGCAGCTGCTGCCAGTCAACGAACTGATTTGATGGCAAATTATGAACGGTTGTCTGTAGAAGTGGCGAAATTAGCCAAAAGCGGAGTAGATATCATGATCAAGAACAATTGGTTAGAGGAACCACCAGGGACGAAGAATCGAGAGGAATTAGCGAAAAATAAAAGTTAATGCATCAAAAAACAGTCCATTTGGAAGGAGGCATCGCGCTATCCTGCAAAATGGACTGTTTTCATTTTAGCTTAGTTGAAGTGGTTTTTGTCATAATCATTTGCAAAAGTATTCCAAGAAAAAGTCCAGGCAGTACACTTAAAATGGGCAGCCAAATAGGCCCGAATAAAACGTCAAACAAAGTGAAACTTGAGGAGAAGATCGTTCCAATTGTTACAGAATAAGCGCAACATACAAAGGGGAAGAAAGCAAACGGCTTGTTACCACCGCCAGCGTCTTTATAAGCATCCCATATAGCAAAGAAATACAAACAAGGATAGAACATCAGCCATTGGAACTCGGCCGTCTCAATAGCGAGATCAATTTGCCCATAAAAACTGTAAATAATGATATCGTTTATATTGGCCTGTACATTGATAATCATTTCCAGGCCTATTAATACAATCCCCTTTACCAATTTCCCATTGAGTATTTGTCCGAATCCTGGTAATGCAATGCTCCAGAACATTACCTCAGCAACTTTCATTTTTCTCAGCCTTTACTAGAATAATGGTTGTATTAGAGAAATAAAGGGGAATTTTCTCTTTGAATGATATATCGTAAATATAGACATTCAATCGTAGCACCTACTTTTCTTTATCCAAAAGATTAGTCTTCTTTCTTCCAAATAGGATCGCCGTTCTTGTGCAGCTTTTTATTGATTTTATAAATAACAAAAGGTACTAAAAAAGTTAAGATCGAGCAAATCAAAATTAACTTATCAGGTAATCTTCCAATGATATTCTCCCACATGATCCTCTCTCCATTCATTGATCTTTTGCTTTATCGGAAGCACCGATGTTTCGTACAATAGCGTCTGAAGACACTTCTACCGTTGTGTTGTTTGAGAATATCTGTTCACCTTCTTCCCAATTGTTCTCGATTTTTTCCCAGTCATTATAGTGTTTCTGTCTTAAGATATTACGAAAGCCGAAAATATCGACTTGTAATTCCTCCTGTCCTTTTCTAATCGTAGTGGTAATGATTTGTTCGATTCTTTTATTAATTTGTGATTCGATTTTGTGAATATATGACTGGTCCAGCAGTGTTCTGCTGCCAAACATTTCGGCAATCGAACCTTCTGTATCAACTGATACCGTAACTTGAATATCGTCTGGGTTAACTACATTGATGTTGACTGAACTGCTGGCGGTATTAATTTCGTATACCATAGGATGACCATCTATGTAAAAAAGTATGATGCCATTAGTAACATTCCCTCTGATTAAATTGAGTCCTTTAATGTCATCTCCAGTAAGGGAACCAACCTTTTGATCTGCTTTCCCATTAAAAACAGCGATACTGTCGTATTGAATATAACCATCATCTGATAATGATAGGAGTGGGAGGACATAACTGCTTTCGTTTAATAAATACCGGTGCAGCTCTCCCACTCGTACGGGTTCAATTAATTCTAATGATTTCACGTTATTTTCCATGATAGTATCAATTAATCGTGAAGGAAGCTGTTCTGTATCTGATTTGACTTCCAGTATTTCTTTCGCAGCTCCTTCCGCTACCATCACTTTTATTCCTCTACGCATTTCATGATCACGGATAAAGCCATCGACAACACTGGAAAACAATTCAGATTCTTCTGCGATATCTGTTGAAATGACCAAGATTTTTAAATGTTCATAGTTCGGAATCAGGCTAGTAAGGCTTAACATGTTTCTGGAAATTTGGAATGAACTTTGGCCAGAGACAGAAATATTTTTGAAAGCAGATTGTTCACCACCACCTTGCCCTTGACTCGGATTTGATAATTTATCTGGTATAACAAACTGACTGGTAAGTGTTATATCATACAAACCGTTTTGACTATTATCAGATGTGTCGAGTGCACTTCCGATCACAAAACCTCGTTCGTCTATGGGTGATTCATCCCAGCAGCCTGAGAGTATACATAAAGAAAAGCACGAAATAAATGTTAGAAAATACTTCATGTCACTTCACCTTTCTAATCTTTGCGATGATAGATAATAAAATAACAACAAACGCTGTATATAGAACCGAACTGTACCCGATAAAGGATGAAAACTGCGAAACCTGCACTAATTCCTGTGGTAACATACCGGCAATATAAATAATCGGCGTAATAATAAAAATCAGGATCACTTTAGCCGTATTTTTAAAAATGGATTGAAGTGCCAGGACAGCTATATCTAATGCCATTGAAGTCGTATTAAAAATTGCCATGATCCAAATAACAAAGAACAAAGATTCAAAACGTTCCAGAATGCCACCGGGAATTTCTACAATTTTAGCCAGTTCTACAGTCGGATATTGAAGATTTGCCGTGACAGAGGTTCCAAAAACTAATATACAAGTTAAATATAGAGCGAAGTATAACAGAATGGGGATACACATACCGATTACTGCCAGCTGCGGTGTTTTTTCCGGCTTCTTTACAAGTGTGATATAAAACCACAGAATTCCAAAACCTGCATAAGACAATACACTGCTTTTTACAGCATCAAAGTAACTTGTCAGATCTGTTTCAAAAGCAGGTAATAAGAAACTGGGATGCATCCATTTAATATTAAAAACAATTACAATCACAGCGACAAATAAAACAAAGGGTAAGAACATTGTATTTAAACGGAATAATGCGGTCCTGGAACCTGCTACCGCATAAATAATTAATAATAAAAAGGTAAATGAAATGACTTCAACGGGTGTTTCTTTTAATAGATAGTGCTTGGATATGTCAGCAATCTGTCGAATCTGTAACGCCGTTATCCCCATTGATAAACAGGAGAACAAGAAAGTAAGCATCATCGCGATTGGTCGTGTAACGATCGCGGATGAATAGGTGAAAAAAGACTGATTGGGAAAACGGGCTGATAATTTAGCGACAGACCAAGTGATAACCATCGCGATGATCCCTCCAATTAATAAGGCAACCCAGCCATCGGATGCCGTTGTTACGGAGGCAATATACTTTGGCAGAGAAAGTACGCCGATACCAATCACAAAGGAAGGAACAGCAATCAGAATTTGTTTGTCAGAAATTTGTTCGTCAGCATATTCAAACTTTTTCATTACTTATTTCTCCTATCCGTTGTCTCCTTATCTCTTGTTTGCATATAAACAGGTCTTCTGGTTAATTGCGGGATGGGTTCACGAAAGATCAGATCTTCCCAATCCTTAAAGAACGTTGGCGCAAATGGAGTGGAGTATGGAACCCCTATACTTTTGAGGTTGGCAATATGAATATTTACCATAATATAACCAATAATAATCCCATAAAGGCCAAACAATCCCGATAATATGATAAAACCGAATAATATAATTCGAAATGCTATAGCAATACTGTAGGCTGGTAAGGCAAATGATGCAATCGCATTGAGAGCGACTACAATGACCATGATAGGACTTACGATACCAGCTTGTACTGCTGCGTCCCCTATCACCAGACCACCTACAATTCCAATTGTCTGACCAATGGTTCTTGGTAATCGTGCACCAGCTTCACGTAACAATTCCATGGTGATGGCCATTAAGAATGCTTCGACTAGCGGTGTAAATGGAACACCTTCCCTTGAAGCTGCAATCGAAAATGCTAAATTGGTAGGAATCATCCCTGGATGAAACGAAACTAATGCAATATATAAGGAAGGTAAAAAAATAGCAATAAAGGCTGCTATATAGCGTAAAATTCTAAGTAAAGTACCAATCGTCCATCGTTCATAATAATCTTCAGGAGATTGCAGAGAATTACCTAACGTTAGGGGAGCGATTAAAACGAAAGGGCTCCCATCCAGCAAGATAACAACTTTTCCCTGCAATAATGCAGCAGAGGCTTTATCTGGCCGTTCTGTGTTCATAATTTGCGGGAAAGGAGACAGATAGTCATCTTCAATCCACTGTTCGATAAAGCCTGATTCTGGTGCATCATCGGTATCGATAGCAGCTAGTCTTCGATTAATTTCTTTTAAAATATCCGGATGAATCACATCAGCAATATAGGCTACCACAAGATTTTTCTTAGATCGTCTTCCGATCTGATGTGTTTTAAATCGCAAATTTGGATCCTGGATATAACGACGCATTAAAACCATGTTCGTTCGTAAATCTTCGACAAAACCATCTCTAGGTCCGCGGATGACAGATTCGGATACAGGTTCTTCTATCGCGCGTTTGTCCCACCCTTGTGTCCCGATAATAAAAACTTTATCCATCCCGTCAAGATATAGAATTGTACTCCCGGTTAAAAGGGAATGGGATATATCATCGAGCGTATACCCTATTTGAAGGGTGGAACTGGATAGAATCTCTTGATTTAATACATCGAAAAGCGCTTGTTTATCATCAGGTATTTCTCTTCTCTCGGTTTTCAGCTGAATATTTTCGATAATATTATTACGTACATACTTGCTGTCTGCTAACCCATCAATATAGACGGTAGCACAAAGATGCTGTGAGCCTCGTACGGTGAATGTCCGCACGTGCAAATCGTTCGGTTCATCTAATAATTTCTTTATAATAATAAGGTTGTTTTCTAATGTTTTTTCTATTTTATTAGTATTTGAATATTCATCTTTATTTCGTTTTTGATTAAACAGCTTTTTGCGAATGATAACCACCTCAGATAAAAGCATTCCTATTAACTAATTTTTCTCCAACTTTAGTCGGTTCTATACTTGGAGAAGGTTCTTATCTAAAATAGTTGTTTTTTACAGTAGTTAAAGGCAGAGGTGAGTTTTGACTTCTTTTCTATACTCACCTATAATGAGAAATTGTGCTTAAACTGGATGGGCAGGTGAAATTATCACTAAATTATATAAAAGTATTTGGGAAAGAGCGAGTTGCTGATTGTCGAGAGATAGAGCTGAATTATAATAAATTCGAATTAGGTTAAGATAAACGCAACGTATGAAATATTAGGAGGAAAACAATGCGTGACGATATAGAAAAAAAGAACAAATTGGATTGGGTTTCCTTTAGCATTAGTGGAGGCATTCTCATTTTATTTGTCCTCGCTTCTGTTTGGGATGACCAATTAACTGGTCAATGGATTAATGAGAGCTTTAACTTTTCAGTGAAGTATTTTGGAGCTTATTGGCAAGTATTACTGCTAGCGACATTTGTGATTGGATTAATATTAGCTTTCTCTAAATATGGAAAAGTACGTCTCGGTAATTTGGTTAAACCGGAAAATGATAATTATCGTTGGATTTCGATGATTTTATGTACACTTTTAGCAGGTGGAGGAGTTTTCTGGGCAGCGGCAGAGCCGATGTATCATTTCATTACAACACCGCCGTTATTCTCAGGGATGGAAGCAGGATCGATGGAAGCTGCATTCCCGGCAATGGCACAAAGTTTCTTACACTGGGGCTTTTTAGCGTGGGCAATCTTAGGTACCCTAGCGACCATTGTATTAATGTATGCTCATTACAACAAAGGTTATCCACTTAAGCCGCGTACATTATTGTACCCATTGTTTGGTGAGAAAATTTTTCATAAAAGTGTTGTAGGTACGATTGCAGATATTGTTTCAATTGTGTCCGTTGCAGCAGGTACGATTGGACCTGTTGGCTTTCTAGGTCTGCAAGTTGGATATGGTTTGCAAGAAATATTTGGCATTCCTGATACGTATTTTACGCAATCTCTTATCATTATCTTTTTAGTAGTGATTGCGTCCATTTCAGCAGCAACTGGTATTGAACGAGGCATTCAATTACTGAGCCGGATAAATGTTGGCTTTGTAGTTGTTTTAATGGTTGCAATGCTGATCCTTGGACCAACATTGTTCATTATTGATCTGTTTATTGGTTCACAAGGCTTTTATATACAAAATTTCTTGACGATGAGTCTGTATCGTGTTGACCAAGGCTGGCTTGGCTACTGGACGATTTTCTTCTGGGGCTGGTTTATCGGTTATGGTCCGATGATGGCTATCTTCATCAGTAGAATCTCCCGTGGTAGAACGATCAGAGAGCTAATTATCGCTGTTTCCATTATCGCGCCAATTGTCAGTAATTTTTGGTTCACTGTTGTTGGTGGATCGGGTATTTTCTACGAAATGCAAAATGGCGGTTCGGTTTCCACTGCGCTTAACGAAAATGGTATGCCGGCAGCAGTAATGGCGATTATGAATCAAATTCCGCTTGGTTTCTTGTTGTCTGTAGGTTTCTTAATTGTGACGATTATCTTCGTGGCGACGACAACAGATTCAATGTCCTATACGGTTGCGGTAACATTAAGCGGAACCGATGAACCAAATCGCTTCATCCGTGTCTTCTGGGCGCTTATGTTCGGTGTTGTCGCTGTTTGTTTACTAGCAATTGGCGAAGGAAGTATCACGGCACTGCAAAACTTTATCGTCGTAACAGCAGTCCCTGTATCCTTACTGCTGCTTCCAGCACTGTGGGATGCACCGAAAATTGCTGCTAAGATGGCAAGAGAACAAAAGATTGTGGAAAAGAAATAGAATAGGTCAACTAGAAAAGCCACTGCTTATCAACCAAGATAAGCAGTGATTTTTTTATGCTGAGGCGATGAAGAAGCACGATGTAGTGAAAATTTTTAAAAACATATAAATGTCAGTGGGTTCCTATCATATGGATTGAAATAGGCTCGGCTTCCTGTGGGATCGGGCCATAGCCGTCAAGCTGAGGAAAAGAGTTAAATGTTCGGCCTATCATATAATCCATTCTTATGGACAGTTGAAAAGGAAAAGGGCAAAAGTTGTCTATAAGAATGAATCTTATGGACAGTTGAAAAGGAAAAGGGCAAAAGTTGTCTATAAGAATGAATCTTATGGACAGTTGAAAAGGAAAAGAGTAAAAGTTGTTCATAAGAATGGATCTTATGGACAGTTGAGAAGGAAAAGGGCAAAAGTTGTCTATAAGAATGGATCTTATGGACAGTTAAAAAGGAAAAGAGTAAAAGTTGTCCATAAGAATCAAAAATATGACCACTCAGGGAATAGTATAGGTAGTTATCATCAACGAATATAAGTATACGTAAAAGTATACATGTATTCATTGATGATATTCAGTTTCTATTGGTTAAGATACTGTTTTAAAATTTGCAAACCTAGCCGCAACTTATCCATAGATTTGGCAGATGACAGGGCAATGCGTAAATACTTATCAGGTGTTGTCTGGCCACTTAGGAAGCGGTCTGAATGAAAAGCGCGAATGCCTAGTTCTTCTAATCTTAGTTCCATTTGATTGCTGTGTTCCTGAATCGGAAGCCAACGATAAAAACTAAGCGGATGTCCGTTTGGCTCGCTGGTTGGGAAATACTTGGAATAAATATCATTTGCTGTTTGTGCCAGCTGTTTCTTTTTGGTGATAATTTCATGCGCTTTACCTGACAGAATTAGCTCAGTAATAATCTCCACATCTAATGAAGAGGTTTTAAGATTTATATTAAAAATAGCTCGCAGAATCTTCTCGCGCAACACATCTCCATACACCATATAGGCAACTCGTAAACCTGAGCAAATCGATTTCCCGGTACCACAAATATAAACCGTCTGTTCCGGAAGCAGTTCAAACATCGGCTGCTGATAATCAGGAATAATGCCAGCTGTTAGGAAGGCATGGATATCATCCTCAATCAAAATTAACCGATGCTTACGGATGACTTCGGCTAGTTCGCGTTTTCTAAAATCCGGAATCATAATAGTAGTAGGGTTACTGCAGGATGGCATGAGAAAAATACCGTGAATATTTGTTTTGTTGCACTGCTTTTCCAGCTCTTCGGCTGACATTCCATACATATCACTAACAATAGGGACGAGTTGAATCTGATACATTTTGGCTAATTCGATAAAATTGGAATACGTGTATAAATCTGTTGCAATCCGATTTCCAGGCTCAAACAACGCCGACAAACTGATAGCCAGGGCATTTTGTGCACCAGAAACAATCGCTACATGGTCCTGGTCGACATTAATACCGAACGATTCCATCCAATTAAGTGCTGCTTTTTTTTGATGGGGATACCAGTCGGATCATTGTAATTAAGTAGTTGTTCCAAATAATTTTTCTTTACGACTTCTTCAATCGTTTCCGTTACCATAGCATTCGTTTGCTCAAAAGAGGCGACAAATCCTAAGTCGATATTGGTAGTGACCTGATCCGTTGAAATCGTAATTGAGCGAGTCGCATTTGCAGAAACAAAGGTGCCACTTCCAGTGACGGCATAGATTAAGCCACGTTCTTCACACACCTTATAAGCACGCGTAATGGTGGTGAAATTTAAATCGAGAAAGTCTGCTAATTCACGTTGTGGCGGCAACTTTGTTCCGGGTGCCAAAAAGCCATTTGTTATTTCCTGTTCCAATAACGTAGCAAGTGACTGATAATAAGGACGTTTCAGCATTTGTTTATCAGGTTTCCAGGACATGGGATAATGATCGAATGAATTTACTGGCATGGTACACCTCACAATTTTTAATCAATACAATTATATCATTGATTGTATGCATATATCAGTCCGAATTTGTCGAGAAATCGAGGCAAACGTCCTCTTTAACGGAAGATATGTGGAAGCAAAAAGAATTGTAATCCATACAATTCTTTTATTTATTGTATGGATTTATTGTGATAAAAATAATATACAGTTCATTTAACAGGATGTGATCGTATGACAGACAGAAATCATATAACAGCAGCGTTACGTTC is a genomic window of Gracilibacillus salinarum containing:
- a CDS encoding Ger(x)C family spore germination protein, translated to MKYFLTFISCFSLCILSGCWDESPIDERGFVIGSALDTSDNSQNGLYDITLTSQFVIPDKLSNPSQGQGGGEQSAFKNISVSGQSSFQISRNMLSLTSLIPNYEHLKILVISTDIAEESELFSSVVDGFIRDHEMRRGIKVMVAEGAAKEILEVKSDTEQLPSRLIDTIMENNVKSLELIEPVRVGELHRYLLNESSYVLPLLSLSDDGYIQYDSIAVFNGKADQKVGSLTGDDIKGLNLIRGNVTNGIILFYIDGHPMVYEINTASSSVNINVVNPDDIQVTVSVDTEGSIAEMFGSRTLLDQSYIHKIESQINKRIEQIITTTIRKGQEELQVDIFGFRNILRQKHYNDWEKIENNWEEGEQIFSNNTTVEVSSDAIVRNIGASDKAKDQ
- a CDS encoding BCCT family transporter, translating into MRDDIEKKNKLDWVSFSISGGILILFVLASVWDDQLTGQWINESFNFSVKYFGAYWQVLLLATFVIGLILAFSKYGKVRLGNLVKPENDNYRWISMILCTLLAGGGVFWAAAEPMYHFITTPPLFSGMEAGSMEAAFPAMAQSFLHWGFLAWAILGTLATIVLMYAHYNKGYPLKPRTLLYPLFGEKIFHKSVVGTIADIVSIVSVAAGTIGPVGFLGLQVGYGLQEIFGIPDTYFTQSLIIIFLVVIASISAATGIERGIQLLSRINVGFVVVLMVAMLILGPTLFIIDLFIGSQGFYIQNFLTMSLYRVDQGWLGYWTIFFWGWFIGYGPMMAIFISRISRGRTIRELIIAVSIIAPIVSNFWFTVVGGSGIFYEMQNGGSVSTALNENGMPAAVMAIMNQIPLGFLLSVGFLIVTIIFVATTTDSMSYTVAVTLSGTDEPNRFIRVFWALMFGVVAVCLLAIGEGSITALQNFIVVTAVPVSLLLLPALWDAPKIAAKMAREQKIVEKK
- a CDS encoding GerAB/ArcD/ProY family transporter, which translates into the protein MKKFEYADEQISDKQILIAVPSFVIGIGVLSLPKYIASVTTASDGWVALLIGGIIAMVITWSVAKLSARFPNQSFFTYSSAIVTRPIAMMLTFLFSCLSMGITALQIRQIADISKHYLLKETPVEVISFTFLLLIIYAVAGSRTALFRLNTMFLPFVLFVAVIVIVFNIKWMHPSFLLPAFETDLTSYFDAVKSSVLSYAGFGILWFYITLVKKPEKTPQLAVIGMCIPILLYFALYLTCILVFGTSVTANLQYPTVELAKIVEIPGGILERFESLFFVIWIMAIFNTTSMALDIAVLALQSIFKNTAKVILIFIITPIIYIAGMLPQELVQVSQFSSFIGYSSVLYTAFVVILLSIIAKIRKVK
- a CDS encoding spore germination protein, whose translation is MLLSEVVIIRKKLFNQKRNKDEYSNTNKIEKTLENNLIIIKKLLDEPNDLHVRTFTVRGSQHLCATVYIDGLADSKYVRNNIIENIQLKTERREIPDDKQALFDVLNQEILSSSTLQIGYTLDDISHSLLTGSTILYLDGMDKVFIIGTQGWDKRAIEEPVSESVIRGPRDGFVEDLRTNMVLMRRYIQDPNLRFKTHQIGRRSKKNLVVAYIADVIHPDILKEINRRLAAIDTDDAPESGFIEQWIEDDYLSPFPQIMNTERPDKASAALLQGKVVILLDGSPFVLIAPLTLGNSLQSPEDYYERWTIGTLLRILRYIAAFIAIFLPSLYIALVSFHPGMIPTNLAFSIAASREGVPFTPLVEAFLMAITMELLREAGARLPRTIGQTIGIVGGLVIGDAAVQAGIVSPIMVIVVALNAIASFALPAYSIAIAFRIILFGFIILSGLFGLYGIIIGYIMVNIHIANLKSIGVPYSTPFAPTFFKDWEDLIFREPIPQLTRRPVYMQTRDKETTDRRNK